A part of Geothrix oryzae genomic DNA contains:
- a CDS encoding inorganic diphosphatase yields MSSLVHLDPGKQAPEIVNAIIEIPTGSRIKYEIDHHTGLVHVDRVLFSPFHYPAEYGFIPGTLADDGDPADILVLINGSTYPGVVIRARPIALLRMTDDKGHDAKVLAVATDDPTYAHVTSRTDLPPHFLLEVEHFFLTYKDLERKTVASDGWGGKAEAHAFVQASIEAYNKQMK; encoded by the coding sequence ATGTCATCCCTGGTCCACCTTGATCCTGGAAAGCAGGCGCCCGAGATCGTCAACGCCATCATCGAGATCCCCACGGGCTCGCGCATCAAGTACGAGATCGACCACCACACGGGCCTGGTGCATGTGGACCGGGTGCTCTTTTCGCCCTTCCACTACCCCGCCGAATACGGCTTCATTCCCGGCACGCTGGCCGACGACGGCGATCCGGCCGACATCCTGGTGCTCATCAATGGCTCGACCTATCCCGGCGTGGTGATCCGCGCCCGGCCCATCGCCCTGCTGCGCATGACGGACGACAAGGGCCACGACGCCAAAGTCCTGGCCGTGGCCACGGACGACCCCACCTACGCCCATGTGACCTCCCGCACGGACCTGCCGCCGCACTTCCTGCTCGAGGTCGAGCACTTCTTCCTCACCTACAAGGATCTGGAGCGCAAGACCGTGGCCAGCGATGGGTGGGGAGGCAAGGCCGAGGCCCACGCCTTCGTGCAGGCTTCCATCGAGGCCTACAACAAGCAGATGAAGTAG
- a CDS encoding HD domain-containing protein, translated as MTQPTPWRTACEQALRRFSDADAIRFWGIGHEVEGAYRPIFNYRFEHTYAAVLLARWLAPATGADGEVVECAAWLHDVAKRLKDPHAKDTHAQDASARVEEILSGTDFPPEKIPAVRHAIEHHVGLKLTKRLEPLETACLWDCDKLSKIGAASLIHFGCISGAFQPITTEEILRRGVAWLDLAQGITDSFNTEPAREEGRRRLAFLRAHYDQLSREWSDPMKVTPA; from the coding sequence ATGACCCAGCCCACCCCCTGGCGGACCGCCTGTGAGCAAGCGCTGCGGCGCTTTTCGGACGCGGACGCGATCCGGTTCTGGGGCATCGGCCACGAGGTGGAGGGCGCCTACCGGCCCATCTTCAACTACCGCTTCGAGCATACCTATGCGGCCGTGCTCCTGGCGCGCTGGCTTGCGCCCGCGACAGGGGCCGATGGGGAAGTGGTGGAATGCGCCGCGTGGCTGCATGATGTGGCCAAGCGCCTGAAGGATCCCCACGCAAAAGACACCCATGCCCAGGATGCCTCGGCACGGGTGGAGGAGATCCTTTCGGGCACGGACTTTCCGCCGGAGAAGATCCCCGCCGTGCGGCACGCCATCGAGCACCATGTGGGCCTGAAGCTCACGAAGCGCCTCGAGCCCCTGGAGACCGCCTGCCTGTGGGACTGCGACAAGCTCAGCAAGATCGGCGCAGCCAGCCTGATCCACTTCGGGTGCATCAGCGGCGCCTTCCAGCCCATCACCACCGAGGAGATCCTGCGCCGCGGCGTGGCCTGGCTCGATCTGGCGCAGGGCATCACCGACAGCTTCAACACGGAGCCCGCCCGGGAGGAGGGCCGCCGCCGACTGGCCTTCCTCCGGGCCCACTACGATCAGCTCAGCCGTGAATGGTCCGATCCCATGAAGGTGACCCCCGCATGA
- a CDS encoding peroxiredoxin produces the protein MGIIAMLGLASAAEVVEGAKAPTFEARDQHGALVRLADFQGKSAVVLYFYPKDDTPGCTAQACSLRDGFSAIQAAGAVILGVSADTSQSHRAFAEKFHLPFSILADPDRRIIEAYGVKMPLLGFAKRVTFLIDRQGEVRKVIRDIRTKDHDQQVLALLKGMD, from the coding sequence ATGGGAATCATCGCGATGCTGGGGCTGGCTTCGGCGGCCGAGGTGGTGGAAGGGGCCAAGGCTCCGACCTTCGAGGCGCGTGATCAGCACGGGGCCCTGGTGCGCCTGGCGGACTTCCAGGGCAAGTCGGCGGTGGTGCTCTACTTCTATCCCAAGGACGACACGCCGGGCTGCACGGCCCAGGCCTGCAGCCTGCGGGACGGCTTTTCGGCGATCCAGGCCGCGGGCGCGGTCATCCTGGGCGTGAGCGCGGATACCAGCCAGAGCCACCGGGCCTTCGCGGAGAAGTTCCACCTGCCCTTCAGCATCCTGGCGGATCCCGACCGGCGCATCATCGAGGCCTACGGCGTGAAAATGCCCCTGCTCGGCTTCGCCAAGCGGGTCACCTTCCTCATCGATCGGCAGGGCGAAGTCCGGAAGGTGATCCGGGACATCCGCACGAAGGATCACGACCAGCAGGTGCTCGCCCTCCTGAAGGGAATGGACTAG
- a CDS encoding sensor histidine kinase translates to MTHLEAHPDPRQLLEAFEAFTAASEHLQARYEALQVQLGQLQGELQTVLEAVPFAIWVLGEDGSLRFTNRPQGLDGRFLQGPMPWEPGSPGGQRRFKTAEGREQIFEEERRSAPHGGAIVTLRDVTEAVFRAQQATREDRLAAMGRMAAELAHEIRNPLGSLALFSGMLVEDLQEQEGPLELARKMQEGVGRLNRVVGNTLAFSRDLQPKRVAIPLRAFWEEALRNATLAEGVPWDNQIPEAATWEGDSDLLRQVAQNLLQNANRALEDIEHPRLTLAAFEEPLEGRHCWHLTLMDNGCGIPAETLSRVFDPFFSTFGGGTGLGLAVCHRIVVAHDGLLFIESQVGRGTTVHLRLAAATLP, encoded by the coding sequence GTGACCCACCTCGAGGCGCACCCCGATCCCCGCCAGCTCCTGGAGGCCTTCGAGGCCTTCACGGCCGCCTCGGAGCATCTCCAGGCGCGCTACGAAGCGCTCCAGGTCCAGCTGGGCCAGCTCCAGGGCGAGCTGCAGACCGTGCTGGAAGCCGTCCCCTTCGCCATCTGGGTGCTGGGGGAGGATGGCTCGCTCCGCTTCACCAATCGGCCGCAGGGACTCGACGGCCGCTTCCTCCAGGGCCCCATGCCCTGGGAACCCGGCAGTCCGGGCGGGCAGCGGCGCTTCAAGACGGCCGAGGGGCGGGAGCAGATCTTCGAGGAGGAGCGCCGCTCGGCCCCGCACGGCGGTGCCATCGTCACCCTGCGGGATGTCACCGAAGCCGTGTTCCGCGCCCAGCAGGCCACCCGGGAGGACCGCCTGGCCGCCATGGGGCGCATGGCCGCCGAACTCGCCCACGAGATCCGGAACCCTCTGGGCAGCCTGGCCCTCTTCTCCGGGATGCTCGTGGAGGATCTCCAGGAGCAGGAAGGTCCCCTGGAGCTCGCCCGCAAGATGCAGGAAGGCGTGGGCCGCCTGAACCGCGTGGTGGGGAACACGCTGGCCTTCAGCCGGGACCTCCAACCCAAGCGCGTGGCCATCCCGCTCCGCGCCTTCTGGGAGGAGGCGCTGCGGAATGCGACGCTGGCCGAAGGCGTGCCCTGGGACAACCAGATCCCCGAGGCCGCCACCTGGGAGGGGGACTCCGATCTGCTGCGCCAGGTCGCCCAGAACCTGCTCCAGAACGCCAACCGGGCCCTGGAGGACATCGAACATCCCCGGCTCACCCTCGCCGCCTTCGAGGAGCCCTTGGAAGGTCGCCACTGCTGGCACCTGACCCTGATGGACAACGGCTGCGGCATCCCGGCGGAGACGCTGTCGCGGGTGTTCGACCCCTTCTTCAGCACCTTCGGCGGGGGCACGGGCCTGGGCCTCGCGGTCTGCCATCGCATCGTCGTGGCCCATGACGGCCTGCTCTTCATCGAGAGCCAGGTGGGCCGGGGTACCACGGTCCATCTGAGGCTGGCGGCGGCCACTCTTCCGTGA
- a CDS encoding HEAT repeat domain-containing protein translates to MNDFLQLAQSLTLALKALQMYTAAHPRTQESLAASHLVLDRWLTTQERLQFIVSGAKAFADGVVQDARNPHVAALVRSVSERGVGGFVFERGVTKEEYLTFLQGLATKPQKLEEAGGLEAFLCHAGVLRIRVSQIRYQEVHEGEEGAREDQAPAFNPAPPTPAEDPLMKAIREALLSALAPPASGPRAPGIRAGLGAGPGPSGEGEAGVLRGFQAADLSGLGPLGYELGLGDGHPTPAQLGILRQVLMGMEPEVQLSLLAGLASLPDHPAGLALAVKALAGEILAVATSSILAKGASWLHLRGPLEDILRPLPDREALVRALSSHLRSSGLDAGQAEALLRRLDWEALSLEAKLVKVLEEGHLFELTLDQRLAFLRELLDLHRFDAFLRVQEVLLETLRNDRAEIRLNAAQTLAGVARWVQDPGLPPGGEGPLAEALRAHFAWEPDPPVHRWTAGGLEAMASALVRRGDLRHLIADIQALEGLCAFLEEQQPWRNQALESLRGSLAEPDLLAAAANHIFDPDRHRVVQEVYPYLEFVGAPMARHLVSMLGDENERTRRGRLVEAVRNLGPLSLPPLTEALGSPAWYLVRNTLALLSDLGNAGSVPAIAPILRHPEPRVRRAAVRALWKLGGPASEPHLVARMKDTDPETLQEILFALGQLRSESSVAPVAEIAQDKRILEPLRVQAITTLGQIASPKAQPALADLVRRRGFFASVEPHDIRLAAARALWALGTAEAQELLRHMVEAEPRGEDREALRGVLKHPVTP, encoded by the coding sequence ATGAATGACTTCCTGCAGCTTGCCCAGAGCCTGACCTTGGCCCTCAAGGCGCTGCAGATGTACACCGCGGCCCACCCGAGAACCCAGGAATCCCTGGCGGCCTCCCACCTGGTGCTGGACCGCTGGCTCACCACCCAGGAGCGCCTCCAGTTCATCGTCTCGGGCGCCAAGGCTTTCGCGGATGGCGTCGTACAGGACGCCCGCAACCCCCATGTCGCCGCCCTGGTGCGGTCGGTCTCGGAGCGGGGCGTCGGCGGCTTCGTCTTCGAGCGGGGCGTGACGAAGGAGGAATACCTCACCTTCCTCCAGGGCCTGGCCACCAAACCCCAGAAACTCGAGGAGGCGGGCGGGCTGGAGGCCTTCCTATGCCATGCGGGCGTCCTGCGCATCCGGGTCTCCCAGATCCGCTACCAGGAAGTGCATGAAGGCGAGGAGGGCGCCCGGGAGGACCAGGCCCCCGCCTTCAATCCCGCGCCGCCCACCCCGGCCGAAGATCCCCTGATGAAGGCCATCCGCGAGGCGCTGCTCTCCGCCCTCGCCCCTCCCGCCAGCGGCCCCCGCGCGCCCGGGATCCGGGCGGGCCTGGGGGCAGGCCCCGGTCCTTCCGGCGAGGGGGAGGCCGGGGTTCTCCGCGGATTCCAGGCCGCGGATCTGAGCGGACTCGGCCCCCTGGGGTACGAGCTGGGCCTGGGGGACGGTCACCCTACGCCCGCCCAGCTCGGCATCCTCCGCCAGGTCCTGATGGGCATGGAACCCGAGGTGCAGCTGAGCCTCCTGGCCGGCTTGGCTTCGCTCCCGGATCACCCCGCCGGCCTGGCCCTGGCCGTGAAGGCCCTGGCGGGCGAGATCCTGGCCGTGGCCACCAGTTCCATCCTGGCGAAGGGCGCCTCCTGGCTTCACCTCCGGGGCCCGCTGGAGGACATTCTCCGGCCCCTGCCGGACCGGGAGGCCCTGGTGCGGGCTCTGTCATCGCACCTGCGGAGCTCGGGTCTGGATGCCGGCCAGGCCGAGGCCCTCCTCCGGCGGTTGGACTGGGAGGCCCTCTCCCTCGAGGCCAAGCTGGTGAAGGTCCTCGAAGAGGGCCATCTCTTCGAGCTGACCCTCGATCAACGCCTGGCCTTCCTGCGGGAGCTCCTGGATCTCCACCGCTTCGACGCCTTCCTCCGGGTGCAGGAAGTGCTTTTGGAGACCCTGCGGAACGACCGGGCCGAGATCCGCCTGAACGCCGCCCAGACCCTGGCAGGCGTGGCCCGCTGGGTCCAGGATCCCGGCCTTCCCCCCGGCGGCGAGGGCCCGCTGGCCGAAGCCCTCCGCGCCCACTTCGCCTGGGAGCCGGATCCCCCCGTCCACCGCTGGACCGCCGGAGGACTGGAGGCGATGGCCTCGGCCCTGGTCCGGCGCGGGGACCTGCGGCACCTGATCGCCGACATCCAGGCCCTCGAGGGCCTGTGTGCCTTCCTGGAGGAGCAGCAGCCCTGGCGGAACCAGGCCCTGGAAAGCCTGCGCGGCTCCCTTGCGGAGCCCGACCTGCTGGCGGCCGCGGCGAACCACATCTTCGACCCGGACCGGCATCGCGTCGTCCAGGAGGTGTATCCCTATCTCGAGTTCGTGGGCGCGCCCATGGCCCGGCACCTCGTGTCCATGCTGGGCGACGAGAACGAGCGCACCCGCCGCGGCCGTCTGGTGGAGGCCGTGCGGAACCTCGGCCCCCTGTCCCTTCCCCCCCTGACCGAGGCCCTGGGCTCCCCGGCCTGGTACCTGGTGAGGAACACCCTCGCCCTGCTGTCGGACCTGGGGAATGCGGGCTCCGTGCCCGCCATCGCACCCATCCTCCGGCACCCGGAACCGCGCGTCCGCCGCGCGGCGGTGCGGGCCCTCTGGAAGCTGGGCGGCCCCGCCTCGGAGCCGCACCTGGTGGCCCGCATGAAGGACACGGACCCTGAGACGCTCCAGGAGATCCTCTTCGCGCTGGGCCAGCTGCGCTCGGAAAGCAGCGTGGCTCCCGTTGCCGAGATCGCCCAGGACAAGCGCATCCTCGAGCCGCTCCGGGTGCAGGCCATCACCACCCTGGGCCAGATCGCCTCCCCCAAGGCCCAGCCAGCGCTGGCCGACCTCGTGCGGCGCCGGGGCTTTTTCGCCAGCGTGGAACCCCACGACATCCGCCTCGCCGCCGCCCGGGCCCTGTGGGCCCTGGGAACCGCCGAGGCGCAGGAACTCCTCCGCCACATGGTCGAGGCCGAGCCGCGGGGCGAGGATCGGGAGGCCCTCCGTGGGGTCCTCAAGCACCCGGTGACGCCGTGA
- a CDS encoding isocitrate/isopropylmalate dehydrogenase family protein yields MDKTIRIALIPGDGVGPEVMAEAVPCLAWARSRGRNLETLPLPYGADHFLRTGETLPGTAFAELRDGCDAILFGAVGDPRVPDGRHAEEILLRLRQGLDLTVNFRPCKPRVPRSGPALDIEVFRENTEGPYCLQGSTEPGRAIDLAVHTEPAVRRLLEAAFDHARARGCTLTLAHKANVLKHGHGLWMRVFQDLQRTFPEVPAKGMHADALLCALVQDPSPFGVIAADNYLGDLISDLTAAFVGGMGVAPSLSWAPHRPHRCSALAEPVHGSAPDLAGQGLANPVGMLLSTALLFRHLGWEPEAGALEAAVAEALEAGARTRDLGGNLGTVAMGAAIRDRLPQ; encoded by the coding sequence TTGGACAAGACGATTCGCATCGCCCTCATCCCCGGCGACGGCGTCGGCCCGGAGGTCATGGCCGAGGCTGTTCCCTGCCTGGCCTGGGCCCGGTCCCGGGGGCGGAACCTCGAGACCCTGCCTCTTCCCTATGGCGCGGACCACTTCCTCCGCACGGGAGAGACCCTCCCGGGCACCGCCTTTGCAGAGCTGCGCGATGGCTGCGACGCCATTCTCTTCGGGGCCGTGGGGGATCCGCGGGTGCCGGATGGCCGTCACGCGGAGGAGATCCTGCTGCGCCTCCGCCAGGGCCTGGACCTGACGGTGAACTTCCGCCCCTGCAAGCCCCGGGTGCCGCGGAGCGGCCCCGCCCTCGACATCGAGGTCTTCCGCGAGAACACGGAGGGTCCCTACTGCCTGCAGGGTTCCACGGAGCCGGGCCGCGCCATCGACCTGGCCGTGCACACGGAGCCAGCCGTCCGGCGCCTCCTTGAGGCCGCCTTCGACCACGCCCGCGCGCGCGGCTGCACCCTGACCCTGGCCCACAAGGCCAATGTGCTGAAGCACGGCCATGGGCTCTGGATGCGCGTCTTCCAGGACCTGCAGAGAACCTTCCCGGAGGTGCCTGCCAAAGGCATGCATGCGGATGCCCTGCTCTGCGCGCTGGTGCAGGATCCGAGCCCCTTCGGGGTGATCGCCGCGGACAACTACCTGGGCGACCTCATCAGCGACCTCACGGCGGCCTTCGTCGGCGGCATGGGCGTGGCGCCGTCCCTGAGCTGGGCCCCGCACCGGCCCCACCGCTGCTCCGCCCTGGCCGAGCCGGTGCACGGCTCGGCTCCCGACCTCGCCGGGCAGGGCCTGGCCAATCCCGTGGGGATGCTCCTCAGTACCGCCCTGCTCTTCCGGCATCTGGGCTGGGAGCCGGAGGCAGGCGCGCTGGAAGCGGCCGTGGCGGAGGCTCTCGAAGCCGGCGCCAGGACACGAGACCTCGGGGGCAACCTGGGCACGGTGGCGATGGGCGCGGCCATCCGCGACCGCCTACCCCAGTAG
- the hutH gene encoding histidine ammonia-lyase produces the protein MILLNGRSLTAPLLARIAAGEAVSLDEGALALVAENRAVVDRIVAEGRTVYGINTGFGQFATVVIPPEQLQLLQLNLIRSHAAGVGEPLPKDQTRALMAARINCLLKAHSGIRPEPIRLLTECLNRDVVPVVPSQGSVGASGDLAPLAHMALMLVGEGLAWSGDQHIPGGEALAQAGLKPVTLQAKEGLALINGTQLITSLGNLALEKFTRLAGLADEIAGLSLEALRGTRAAFDPRIHAVRPHPGQIAVAERMRDLLGDTSAIAESHRDCHRVQDAYSLRCIPQVHGVTRDTLAFAGAILERELNSATDNPMIFTDTQESRSGGNFHGQYPAFACDVLAIAAADLASISERRQERLVNPAYSDLPAFLTQNGGLESGFMMAHVTSAALVSEMKGLAHPACVDTIPTSAGKEDHVSMGPIAARKLLRAVDALEQVLAIEARMALEGLRILGLAPAAGLQPLMDRLAKACAPWADRAMFEEIHATLGALRAHQESHP, from the coding sequence ATGATCCTGCTGAATGGACGATCCCTCACCGCGCCTCTGCTGGCGCGCATCGCCGCCGGCGAAGCCGTGTCCCTGGACGAAGGCGCGCTGGCGCTCGTGGCCGAGAACCGGGCCGTGGTGGATCGCATCGTGGCCGAAGGCCGCACGGTCTACGGCATCAACACGGGCTTCGGCCAGTTCGCCACGGTGGTCATTCCCCCGGAGCAGCTCCAGCTGCTCCAGCTCAACCTCATCCGCAGCCACGCGGCCGGCGTGGGCGAGCCCCTGCCGAAGGACCAGACCCGGGCCCTCATGGCCGCCCGCATCAACTGCCTGCTGAAGGCCCACAGCGGCATCCGGCCCGAACCCATCCGCCTGCTGACCGAATGCCTGAACCGCGATGTCGTGCCCGTGGTGCCCAGCCAGGGCAGCGTGGGCGCCAGCGGCGACCTGGCGCCTCTGGCCCACATGGCGCTGATGCTCGTGGGCGAGGGACTGGCCTGGTCGGGAGATCAGCACATCCCCGGCGGCGAGGCCCTCGCCCAGGCCGGCCTGAAGCCGGTGACCCTGCAGGCCAAGGAGGGCCTGGCCCTCATCAACGGCACCCAGCTCATCACCTCCCTGGGCAACCTGGCGCTGGAGAAGTTCACCCGACTCGCCGGCCTGGCCGACGAGATCGCGGGGCTCAGCCTGGAGGCCCTGCGCGGCACCCGCGCCGCCTTCGATCCCCGCATCCATGCCGTGCGGCCCCATCCCGGGCAGATCGCCGTGGCCGAGCGCATGCGCGACCTCCTGGGCGACACCAGCGCCATCGCCGAAAGCCATCGGGACTGCCACCGGGTCCAGGACGCCTACAGCCTGCGCTGCATCCCCCAGGTGCACGGCGTGACGCGGGACACCCTGGCCTTCGCCGGCGCCATCCTGGAGCGGGAGCTCAACAGCGCCACCGACAACCCGATGATCTTCACGGACACCCAGGAATCCCGCTCCGGCGGCAACTTCCACGGCCAGTACCCGGCCTTCGCCTGCGATGTGCTCGCCATCGCGGCGGCGGATCTCGCCAGCATCTCCGAGCGCCGACAGGAACGGCTCGTGAACCCGGCGTATTCGGACCTGCCCGCCTTTCTCACCCAGAACGGCGGCCTCGAATCCGGCTTCATGATGGCCCATGTCACCTCGGCGGCCCTGGTCAGCGAGATGAAGGGTCTCGCCCACCCTGCCTGCGTGGACACCATCCCCACCAGCGCGGGCAAGGAGGACCATGTGAGCATGGGTCCCATCGCCGCCCGCAAACTGCTGCGCGCCGTGGATGCCCTGGAGCAGGTGCTGGCCATCGAAGCCCGCATGGCCCTCGAGGGCCTCCGCATCCTCGGGCTGGCCCCGGCGGCCGGCCTCCAGCCGCTGATGGACCGCCTGGCGAAGGCTTGCGCCCCCTGGGCCGACCGCGCCATGTTTGAGGAAATCCACGCCACCCTCGGGGCTCTCCGGGCCCACCAGGAAAGCCACCCATGA
- a CDS encoding MFS transporter gives MQSSKRARTAIFLTVFVDLLGFGIVIPILPLYAQAIADHPSHWMESVNHFLGLGGGSTTPGAFWAGVAFLSFSLMQFIASPILGRISDVSGRKPVLWMSLAGSAVGYMMLALTSRFEWILAARILDGITGGNISVAQAAMADTSDPSERSKVMGMIGAAFGLGFVLGPALAGVLSGSAFGHHLLETRGWHLPFFVAAGLSLAASLMVLLWLPETLTPEVRARARASESRGHALVKALKRPGMPQLLGVSLLAMAGFSMMEGTFALLVHQRFNFHQREVGYLFAGIGVLLVIYQGGLVRTISKRVPERAALITGLVLMGAALPLMPRADWMWPFLLLLIPLSWGSGMGNTAGSALASQLTPPEDQGSLFGVMNAMTGLGRIIGPAVGTFTFARWGGHSTYAVAGFTLVLALALALTLSRKETR, from the coding sequence ATGCAGTCTTCCAAACGCGCCAGGACGGCGATCTTTCTGACGGTGTTCGTCGACCTCCTGGGTTTCGGCATCGTCATTCCCATCCTGCCCCTGTACGCCCAGGCCATCGCCGACCATCCCAGCCACTGGATGGAAAGCGTCAACCACTTCCTCGGGCTGGGCGGGGGCAGCACGACCCCGGGCGCCTTCTGGGCCGGCGTCGCCTTCCTCAGCTTCAGCCTGATGCAGTTCATCGCCTCACCCATCCTGGGCCGGATCTCGGATGTGTCGGGCCGCAAACCCGTGCTCTGGATGAGCCTCGCGGGGTCGGCTGTCGGCTACATGATGCTCGCCCTCACCAGCCGCTTCGAGTGGATCCTGGCGGCCCGGATCCTCGACGGCATCACCGGCGGCAACATCTCCGTGGCCCAGGCGGCCATGGCGGACACCTCCGATCCCAGCGAACGCTCCAAAGTCATGGGCATGATCGGGGCCGCCTTCGGCCTGGGTTTCGTGCTCGGCCCGGCCCTGGCGGGCGTCCTCAGCGGCAGCGCCTTTGGGCACCACCTGCTGGAGACCCGCGGCTGGCACCTGCCCTTCTTCGTGGCGGCCGGCCTGTCCCTGGCGGCTTCCCTGATGGTGCTGCTCTGGCTGCCCGAGACCCTCACGCCCGAAGTGCGCGCCCGGGCCCGGGCCTCCGAAAGCCGCGGCCATGCCCTCGTGAAGGCCCTGAAGCGCCCCGGCATGCCCCAGCTGCTAGGCGTGTCGCTGCTCGCCATGGCCGGCTTCTCCATGATGGAAGGCACCTTCGCCCTCCTGGTCCACCAGCGCTTCAACTTCCACCAGCGGGAGGTGGGATACCTCTTCGCCGGCATCGGCGTGCTGCTCGTGATCTACCAGGGCGGCCTGGTCCGCACCATCTCCAAGCGCGTCCCCGAGCGCGCCGCGCTCATCACGGGCCTGGTGCTGATGGGCGCGGCCCTGCCCCTGATGCCCAGGGCGGACTGGATGTGGCCATTCCTGCTGCTGCTCATTCCCCTGTCCTGGGGCAGCGGCATGGGCAACACCGCCGGTTCCGCCCTCGCCAGCCAGCTGACGCCGCCGGAGGACCAGGGCAGCCTCTTCGGAGTCATGAATGCCATGACGGGCTTGGGCCGCATCATCGGCCCCGCCGTGGGCACCTTCACCTTTGCCCGCTGGGGCGGCCACAGCACCTACGCGGTGGCCGGCTTCACGCTGGTCCTGGCCCTGGCGCTCGCCCTCACGCTCTCCCGCAAGGAAACCCGATGA
- a CDS encoding HAD family hydrolase: MEDPTGAPGLVCFDLDGTLVDPLLGVRNCLRKTCEAFHLEMPDEPTIRNWIGFGMRESLATLKGLEDPARLETALDFYWERYREDGVFEHELYPGVFHLLHRLKRQGHRIYVVSAKPSLFARRIAYQFDLNLIFDDIFGSSLKGRWQPKTEVLAGLAERGTIHPGGVFIGDRGVDMTAAHDHGLEAIGVGWGYGSREELQQAGADRLFDTVPELDAWLRLRFPQAEVFDAFSRSE; this comes from the coding sequence ATGGAAGATCCGACCGGGGCCCCGGGCCTCGTCTGCTTCGATCTGGACGGAACCCTGGTGGATCCCCTGCTCGGGGTCCGCAACTGCCTGCGGAAGACCTGCGAGGCCTTCCACCTCGAGATGCCGGACGAGCCGACGATCCGCAACTGGATCGGCTTCGGCATGCGCGAGTCCCTGGCCACGCTGAAGGGCCTGGAGGATCCGGCGCGGCTGGAGACCGCCCTCGACTTCTACTGGGAGCGCTACCGCGAGGACGGCGTCTTCGAGCACGAACTGTACCCGGGCGTCTTCCACCTCCTGCACCGGCTGAAGCGCCAGGGCCACCGCATCTATGTCGTGTCCGCCAAGCCCAGCCTCTTCGCCCGCCGCATCGCCTACCAGTTCGACCTGAACCTGATCTTCGATGACATCTTCGGCAGCAGCCTGAAGGGCCGGTGGCAGCCCAAGACCGAAGTGCTGGCGGGCCTTGCGGAGCGCGGAACCATCCACCCGGGCGGGGTCTTCATCGGTGACCGGGGCGTGGACATGACCGCCGCCCACGACCATGGCCTCGAAGCCATCGGCGTGGGCTGGGGGTACGGCAGCCGTGAGGAGTTGCAGCAGGCCGGGGCGGACCGCCTCTTCGACACGGTGCCGGAGCTGGATGCCTGGCTGCGGCTGCGCTTCCCCCAGGCTGAGGTCTTCGACGCCTTCAGCCGCTCGGAGTAG
- a CDS encoding LolA family protein — MRAFALVAVLITPLSAALPAWWTALPKVPILASRFRQESDSAVFGKLAREGELLLARGGKLRVAYDSGLRVTSDGRHLVQYDPDTRTAQRVELARAVRDFPLLGLLLDPARINQLYRAESIGSEAVKLVPREPGLPGLKATGRKGLLRTLEWTDPTGAQQRLELLDPKTPASVEPGAFKPQVPAGTRWATPNG, encoded by the coding sequence ATGCGTGCGTTCGCCCTCGTCGCCGTGTTGATCACCCCGCTTTCGGCGGCCCTGCCCGCGTGGTGGACGGCCCTGCCCAAGGTGCCAATCCTCGCCAGCCGGTTCCGCCAGGAGAGCGACAGCGCGGTCTTCGGCAAGCTGGCGAGGGAAGGCGAGCTGCTGCTGGCCCGCGGCGGGAAGCTGCGCGTGGCCTACGACTCGGGCCTGAGGGTGACCTCGGACGGCCGCCACCTCGTGCAGTACGACCCCGACACCCGCACGGCCCAGCGGGTGGAGTTGGCCCGGGCCGTGCGCGATTTTCCCCTGCTGGGTCTCCTCCTGGATCCCGCCCGCATCAACCAGCTCTACCGTGCCGAATCCATCGGGAGCGAGGCGGTGAAGCTGGTGCCCCGGGAACCGGGCCTGCCCGGCCTGAAGGCCACGGGCCGCAAGGGCCTGCTGCGCACCCTCGAATGGACCGATCCCACGGGGGCCCAGCAGCGGCTGGAGTTGCTGGATCCGAAGACGCCGGCTTCGGTCGAACCCGGTGCCTTCAAGCCCCAGGTGCCAGCGGGCACACGCTGGGCGACTCCCAACGGCTGA